Genomic segment of Oscillospiraceae bacterium:
CGAATCATAACGCCCTTCATAAACTCGGTCTCGTTGTGTGTCCGGTAGACAAGCGCTTTTTCTTCCTCGGTGCAGCCGATTAAAATCTTGATCTCACTGTCACGTTTCATCAGGTCGACAATGCACATGACAGCGTCGATTTTGCGTTGGGGATCGGTGCCGGCCCAAACGTCAATCCCGCCGCCGTCCATCGACGAGGTGTTTTTCAGATAGCCGTAATCGACCGGGTAGATGAAATCGGGATAACGCGGGTGTGCCGTGCCCTTGGGGCGGTCAATCACAATCTCCGACTCCTCGACCAGCTTATCAAGCGCCGCCCAGAATTTCGTGTTGTTCATTTCAAACGGCGTTCGATGAACGCCAGAAACATGTCGGCCTGCTCTTGCAAAAACGGTGCGCTGTCGGTCAGCTTCAAGATGCCGTTACCATCCGCTTGTTTTGAGACCCGCGGAATCGTCAGACGAGGGTAATTCATCACGTCCATGTCGAGAAAGCTGATCAATGTGACGAGGTGATCCTGCGCGGTGACGGTGCCGCCCATGCCGAGTGATGCACCGCTGATGGCCGTCGGTTTTCCCGAGAGCAAATCGCTATCTTCCTCGGTATCCCGCGACAGCCAGTCGATCAGGTTTTTGAGCACACCCGAAAAAAAGTGGTTGTATTCGGGCGAAAAAAACCAGATGGCATCGGCCGCTTTGACCTGTTCGCGAACCCGCTTTACACTCAGCGGGGCAGGGAACTCGATGTCCTCGTTGAATAACGGCACGTCGGCAAAATCGAGCAGTTCAAATTCAGCCCGAACGCCGACGGCTTCTTTGGCCGCCAGCGCCAGCTGTTTATTATAAGAGTCTTTACGCAGCGATCCTGCGATTGCGAGAATTTTCGGTTTCACCATAGTGGTTTAAAAGTCCTTTCACGAGATTGTTTATTTTATGTTTTGCCCGCAATTGGAACAGAACGTCTCACCCGGCTTGACCGGTTTTCCGCAGGTTCCGCAGAAAGTCACAGGAGCAGGCTGCATCGGAGGAAAGGTTCCGGCAACAGCCGTTTTCGGCTGGCGCTTTTTAAGAATCAAGAACGCAGCGGCGCCACCGAGAATGAGCACGGCTGTAATAATTAAAATCACGGTCAATGTTCCGTTTTTGTGCGATGCGGCGGCTTCTGCGGTGAGATATCCATCCCAAGCCGCATATTCGGCTTCCACGTCAAATGCCGTCACTTCCGTCAATCCGGTCTCGTCTGCCGATACCGTTTGGCCGGTTTTCACGGTGACGACTTCGCCGGATGTGTCGGTGAACGTGACTTTACCCTCGATGACCTTGAGCGTGGATACGCCGTCAATCTCCTCGCAGACAAAGATCGTGCCTTTGATACCGGCGAC
This window contains:
- a CDS encoding inorganic pyrophosphatase, producing MNNTKFWAALDKLVEESEIVIDRPKGTAHPRYPDFIYPVDYGYLKNTSSMDGGGIDVWAGTDPQRKIDAVMCIVDLMKRDSEIKILIGCTEEEKALVYRTHNETEFMKGVMIRR
- a CDS encoding NADPH-dependent FMN reductase: MVKPKILAIAGSLRKDSYNKQLALAAKEAVGVRAEFELLDFADVPLFNEDIEFPAPLSVKRVREQVKAADAIWFFSPEYNHFFSGVLKNLIDWLSRDTEEDSDLLSGKPTAISGASLGMGGTVTAQDHLVTLISFLDMDVMNYPRLTIPRVSKQADGNGILKLTDSAPFLQEQADMFLAFIERRLK